The DNA segment CCCTCGGCACCGGCGGCTCGACCGAGACGTACTGGCGGAAGTACGAGGCGTACTTCCCGAAGTACTTCTGGTCCGACGAGACCCGGTTGGCCAACATCGTCCTCCGGAGCGCGAAGGGCTCCACCCTCGTCGACATGGACGGCAAGGAGTACGTCGACCTCACGAGCCAGTGGTCCACGAACAACCTGGGGAACGTGCACCCCGAGGTGCTGTCCGCCACGGTCGACGCCCTCGAGCGGTATGGGTTCCTGATCTACTTCATGAACCCGCACCTGCCCATGATCGAGCTCGCGGAGAAGCTCCTTGCGATCCGACCCTCGCCCAACTTGACCCGCGTGTTTCTCGAGCTTTCCGGAACGGGGGCGTCCGAGGCCGCGGTCAAGCACGCGATCGAGGGCTCGGGACGGCCGCTCATCCTCAGCTTCATGGGGCAGTACCATGGCCTGAGCATCGGAGCGACCGCGTTCGGCAGCCTCGGCGCACGCTGGCGGCGGTATTGGGAGGCGTTCTCCGGCGGTGCCGTCCACGCGCCCTATCCGAGGTCGTACCGCAAGCCCACCGAGATGACCGACGAAGAATACGGCGAGTCGTGCCTCGCATTCCTCGAGGACCAGGTCCTCCGATACGTCGCTCATCCCGAGCGGATCGCCGGCGCCATCCTGGAGCCCATTGCTCTCGAGGCGGGCGTCTGGATCCCCCCCGCGAACTTCGTCCGGGGCCTGAAGAAGCTCGCGGACCGCTACGGCTGGTTCTTCATCGCGGACGAGGTGGAAGCCGGTCTCGGCCGTTGCGGCAAGATGTGGAGCATCGAGCACTTCGGTGTCTCGCCCGACCTGATGTCCATCGGGAAGGCCCTCGGCGGCGGACTCATGCCCATCTCGGCGGTGCTGGGGAGCGAGCGGGCGATGAACGACAAGGAGGTGGTCGCGGGCACGACGTTCGGTGGCCATCCTGCCGCGTGCGTGGCCGCTTCCACGGCCATCGACATCCTATTGCGGGACAAGATTGCGGAGCGGTCGGCGCGGCTCGGGGTCCGGGCCTTGAAGCGGGTCAAGGAGTGGGAGGCTCTCCCTCTCGTGGGCGACACCCGGGGTCTGGGCCTCGCCATCGGGGTGGAGCTCGTGACGAGCAAGACGTCGAAGGGACGTGCCCTGAAGGCAACGCGGTCCGTCTTCTTCGACTGCGTGGAACACGGGGTCATCCCGCTGTACGACTACGACATGAATGTGTTGAGGATCCAGCCTCCCTTGACGATCGAGGAGGACCGTCTGGATCACGCCCTCGAGGTCATGGAGGACTGTCTTCGCCGTGCCTCGCACGGCCATCCGAGGTGAGATGTCCGGACCGGACCCCGGTCAGGACTTCCGATGGGGCGGGTCGTAGAAGGGCCGCTTAACCACAACCGCAGGCGCCCGTCTACGCTCCCACTCGACTTCGATCTCGATCTCCAGCCGGGTGCCAAGGCCGCCGTATTCGGAGCGCACGGTCGCGATTCCGATGTACTTCTTCAGGGTCGGAGACCAGCAGCCGCTCGTGCCCCAGCCCACCTGCCGCAGCCCCGCGTAGAGCGGCAGCTTCGACGACCAGGGCTCCGAGGGAGGCGTCGGCGGGAGGCCCAGGTCCGTGAAGTACCTGGACGCCGTAGGCCAGTCGATCTCGATCCCCACCGTCCTCCGGGGCACGCCTTCCCGAAGCTCCTGTGCCAAGGCGGGGCGACCCACAAACGGGCCCTTCCCCATGGCAACGGTCCAGTCTAGGCCGAGCTCGAACGGCGAGTACCGCTGCGCATCGATGAGCGCGTGCCGCGAGTGGACATAGTCCACGCCCGCGAGGACAAATCCCGCCTCGATG comes from the Thermoplasmata archaeon genome and includes:
- a CDS encoding aminotransferase class III-fold pyridoxal phosphate-dependent enzyme, with the protein product MAKKSKPALGTGGSTETYWRKYEAYFPKYFWSDETRLANIVLRSAKGSTLVDMDGKEYVDLTSQWSTNNLGNVHPEVLSATVDALERYGFLIYFMNPHLPMIELAEKLLAIRPSPNLTRVFLELSGTGASEAAVKHAIEGSGRPLILSFMGQYHGLSIGATAFGSLGARWRRYWEAFSGGAVHAPYPRSYRKPTEMTDEEYGESCLAFLEDQVLRYVAHPERIAGAILEPIALEAGVWIPPANFVRGLKKLADRYGWFFIADEVEAGLGRCGKMWSIEHFGVSPDLMSIGKALGGGLMPISAVLGSERAMNDKEVVAGTTFGGHPAACVAASTAIDILLRDKIAERSARLGVRALKRVKEWEALPLVGDTRGLGLAIGVELVTSKTSKGRALKATRSVFFDCVEHGVIPLYDYDMNVLRIQPPLTIEEDRLDHALEVMEDCLRRASHGHPR